A window of Nitrospirota bacterium genomic DNA:
AATGCCGTTTGCCGCAATCAGCGCGCCTGTAAATGCAAATGGAAGCGCAAAGACAGAATGGGAAAACTTTATTAACCTGAGGTAGTCAGGGATTTTTTTAAAGAGAGACATATTTACTCTGCTTCTGTATCCGCTGTTTCAGTCTCCGCTGTACACGCTATGCCCATGACCTTGTCTCCTTCGCTCAGGTCAATGAGCCTGACTCCCTGGGTATTCCTGCCGATTGTGGAGATGTTTGATGATTTCAGCCTGATAAGTTTGCCGCTGTTTGCAATAATCATTATCTCGTCTTCATTTGCTACCTGCAGGATTCCGACTACTCTGCCATTCCTTGGTGTTATTTTTATGGTGATTATACCCTTGCCGCCCCTGCTCTGGACCCTGTATTCCTCTGACTTTGTCCTTTTGCCGTAGCCGTTTTCGGTTACTGTAAGGAGCGTGGTCTTTTCATCCAAAACATCTACTGAAACTACCTCATCGTTTTGCTGGAGCTTAATGCCTCTTACGCCGTGTGCGACTCTTCCCATTTCACGGACATTTTTTTCGTTAAACCTTATGGACAGTCCTTCACGGGTGCTTAAGATAATATCCTTTGTGCCGTCCGTTGCCTTTACTCCGATGAGTTCATCATCCGGGTCCAGGTTGATTGCGTTAATGCCTTTGGTCCTCGGGTTGCTGTAAGCAAGAAGCGATGTCTTTTTTACGACGCCCTTTTTTGTCGCCTTGAAAAGATAAATCCCCTCTTTAAATTCTTTTACCGGCATGACTGTGGTTATCTTTTCTCCCTCTGAAAGCTGTAAAAGGTTTACGACGGCCTTGCCTTTTGTAGCCCTGCCGGCCTCAGGAAGCTGGTATACCTTAAGCCAGTAAAGACGTCCTAGGTTTGTGAAGAAGAAAAGGTAATCGTGCGTTGAGGCAAGGAAAAGCTGTTCAACAAAGTCCTCTTCCCTCGTCTCCATGCCGAGAAGTCCTTTCCCGCCCCTTCTCTGGCTCCGGAAAAGGGTCAGGGAATTGCGCTTGATATAACCCTGATGCGAGATGGTTATGACCATCTCTTCTTCAGTTATCAGGTCTTCAATGGTTATTTCCTTTGTCTCTGCCGTGATTTCAGTTCTTCTCGGATCCGCATAGTTCTTCCTTATCTCAGTCAGCTCCTGCCGGATTATATTATTTACAAGCGCATTGCTTGCAAGAATTGCCTTTAACTTTTCAATCTCCTTGAGAATATCTTTATACTCGGTGATAATTTTTTCCCTCTCCAGTCCCGTGAGTCTCTGGAGTTTCATGTCAAGGATGGCCTGAGCCTGAATTTTTGTGAGCGGGAAGTTTTGAATTAATCCCTCAAGCGCAGCCTCAGGGGTCTTTGATTTCCTTATCAGGCTGATTACCGCATCAAGGTTATCAAGCGCAATCTTAAGCCCTTCAAGGATGTGCGCCCTTTCTTCCGCCTTTCTGAGTTCAAAGCGCGTCCTTTTTATAATTACGTCGCGCCTGTGCATAAGGAAGTGGGACAGTATTCTCTGGAGGTCAAACACCTTTGGCTGGCCGTTTACGATTGAAAGCATTATTATGCCGAAAGTGGATTCCATTGCAGTATGTTTGTAGAGCTGGTTGAGCGCTACCTGCGCCATTTCTCCGCGCTTGAGTTCAATAACAACCCTGATTCCCTCACGGTCTGATTCATCCCTGAGGTCGGAGATGCCTTCCACCTTCTTTTCACGCACGAGTTCTGCGATTTTCTCTATGAGCCGCGCCTTATTCACCTGATACGGAAGCTCGTTGATTATGATGGTTTCGTTTTTTCCCTCATCTTCAATCGTGACCTTGGCCCGAATTTTTACCAGCCCCCGGCCTGTATTGTATGCGTCAACTATGCCCTGCCGCCCGTGGATAACGCCGCCTGTGGGGAAATCAGGACCCTTGATGTCTTTCATTAATTCCTTGATTGTGATGTCAGGGTTGTCTATCATCTTCACAAGTCCGTCAATGACCTCTCCGAGATTATGCGGCGGTATGTTTGTAGCCATGCCGACGGCTATGCCCGAACACCCGTTGATAATCAGGTTCGGAACTCTGGACGGCAGGACCACAGGCTCCGCAGTTGTTTCATCAAAGTTAGAGACAAAGTCAACGGTCTCTTTGTCAATATCGGTAAGTATTTCCTCGGCGAGTTTTGTGAGCCGTGCCTCTG
This region includes:
- the gyrA gene encoding DNA gyrase subunit A, which encodes MVKQLINIEDEMKVSYLDYAMSVIIGRALPDIRDGLKPVQRRILYAMLREGLVPGKKYSKCAGVVGEVLKKYHPHGDSAVYEALVRLAQDFNMRYPLVDGQGNFGSIDGDPAAAYRYTEARLTKLAEEILTDIDKETVDFVSNFDETTAEPVVLPSRVPNLIINGCSGIAVGMATNIPPHNLGEVIDGLVKMIDNPDITIKELMKDIKGPDFPTGGVIHGRQGIVDAYNTGRGLVKIRAKVTIEDEGKNETIIINELPYQVNKARLIEKIAELVREKKVEGISDLRDESDREGIRVVIELKRGEMAQVALNQLYKHTAMESTFGIIMLSIVNGQPKVFDLQRILSHFLMHRRDVIIKRTRFELRKAEERAHILEGLKIALDNLDAVISLIRKSKTPEAALEGLIQNFPLTKIQAQAILDMKLQRLTGLEREKIITEYKDILKEIEKLKAILASNALVNNIIRQELTEIRKNYADPRRTEITAETKEITIEDLITEEEMVITISHQGYIKRNSLTLFRSQRRGGKGLLGMETREEDFVEQLFLASTHDYLFFFTNLGRLYWLKVYQLPEAGRATKGKAVVNLLQLSEGEKITTVMPVKEFKEGIYLFKATKKGVVKKTSLLAYSNPRTKGINAINLDPDDELIGVKATDGTKDIILSTREGLSIRFNEKNVREMGRVAHGVRGIKLQQNDEVVSVDVLDEKTTLLTVTENGYGKRTKSEEYRVQSRGGKGIITIKITPRNGRVVGILQVANEDEIMIIANSGKLIRLKSSNISTIGRNTQGVRLIDLSEGDKVMGIACTAETETADTEAE